A region from the Rubrivirga sp. SAORIC476 genome encodes:
- the secE gene encoding preprotein translocase subunit SecE has translation MATETQTKVPGGALGNYVVEVRKEMRKVNWPKRKELISNTVLTLASSLAISIFIFGADQVISTALRFIYGS, from the coding sequence ATGGCGACAGAGACGCAGACAAAGGTCCCCGGCGGCGCCCTCGGCAACTACGTCGTCGAGGTCCGCAAGGAGATGCGCAAGGTCAACTGGCCCAAGCGCAAGGAGCTCATCAGCAACACCGTGCTCACGCTCGCGTCGTCGCTGGCGATCTCGATCTTCATCTTCGGGGCCGATCAGGTGATCAGCACGGCCCTTCGGTTCATCTACGGCAGCTAG